In Akkermansia muciniphila, the DNA window ATTACGGGATCAACCTGAAATATACATTCTGAAGCACCGTGCGCTCCGGCGCAGGCCGGTCACGGACGGGCGAACTGGAAGTGCATCCAGTCGTAATTGCGCTCCCTGCCCAGGGAAAAAGCCCCCTCCTTCTCCACGATGGACCAGAAGGCGTCATATTCCGGTCCTGAAAAAGCGGCTTCCGGGGCGCTCATGTACAGGGTGTTGCGCTCCGGATCCAGGTCCACGGCTATGCCCCATGCGTGCAGGGACGGACGGCTTCCTCCGCGGATGGGGCGGTTGTTGAAGCAGCCGCCGTAAATATCCAGCCGCAGTTCCCGGATGCGCTCCAGGCCGTAATGTTCCAGCGTCCGCTGGAAAATCCTGGTGAGCGGAACGGCTATCAGACGGTGGCAGGTGATGGAAGTGAGTTCCGTATCCGGGGACCAGGAGGGCCGCAGGGGATAGGGCAGAGGGATGGTGACCAGGGACCCGGCCTCTCCCGGCTGCCCGAAGATGGAATCACCGGAGAGGACTTCCCGTTCCGTGGGCCAGCCGGAGGCCGCATGCCTGCCGCCATGCATCTGGCTGCCCAGGATAACGCAGGCAACCAGCAGGAGCGTGAGCGCCCGGAGGCGCGGAGATACCCGGCGTGCGGGTCGCTGTGTGCAGTTGGACATGGGGGGACGGGGTGGGGAACTTCCGGTGTAGCAGGTTTCAGGCGCGGTGCAAGCTCTTTGGG includes these proteins:
- a CDS encoding M15 family metallopeptidase — its product is MSNCTQRPARRVSPRLRALTLLLVACVILGSQMHGGRHAASGWPTEREVLSGDSIFGQPGEAGSLVTIPLPYPLRPSWSPDTELTSITCHRLIAVPLTRIFQRTLEHYGLERIRELRLDIYGGCFNNRPIRGGSRPSLHAWGIAVDLDPERNTLYMSAPEAAFSGPEYDAFWSIVEKEGAFSLGRERNYDWMHFQFARP